From Excalfactoria chinensis isolate bCotChi1 chromosome 4, bCotChi1.hap2, whole genome shotgun sequence, one genomic window encodes:
- the LOC140251893 gene encoding placenta-specific gene 8 protein-like isoform X2, translating to MATRHVVTIQPGFSASPQPGNWHTGLLDCMSDCGVCICGAFCFPCLSCQVANAMDEFCLCGGSVAMRTLYRTRYNIPGSILGDHFSVLCCPLCSLCQLKRDIDYRKEQRTF from the exons ATGGCCACCCGTCATGTGGTGACGATCCAGCCTGGCTTCTCTGCGTCCCCACAGCCTGGAAACTGGCACACGGGGCTGCTGGACTGCATGTCTGACTGCGGCGTCT GCATCTGCGGAGccttctgctttccctgccTGAGCTGCCAGGTGGCCAATGCTATGGATGAGTTCTGCCTGTGTGGCGGCAGCGTGGCCATGCGGACGCTGTACCGCACCCGCTACAACATCCCG GGCTCCATCCTGGGTGACCacttctcagtgctgtgctgcccctTGTGCTCTCTCTGCCAGCTGAAGAGAGACATCGACTATCGGAAAGAGCAGCGCACCTTCTG A
- the LOC140251893 gene encoding placenta-specific gene 8 protein-like isoform X1 → MATRHVVTIQPGFSASPQPGNWHTGLLDCMSDCGVCICGAFCFPCLSCQVANAMDEFCLCGGSVAMRTLYRTRYNIPGSILGDHFSVLCCPLCSLCQLKRDIDYRKEQRTFW, encoded by the exons ATGGCCACCCGTCATGTGGTGACGATCCAGCCTGGCTTCTCTGCGTCCCCACAGCCTGGAAACTGGCACACGGGGCTGCTGGACTGCATGTCTGACTGCGGCGTCT GCATCTGCGGAGccttctgctttccctgccTGAGCTGCCAGGTGGCCAATGCTATGGATGAGTTCTGCCTGTGTGGCGGCAGCGTGGCCATGCGGACGCTGTACCGCACCCGCTACAACATCCCG GGCTCCATCCTGGGTGACCacttctcagtgctgtgctgcccctTGTGCTCTCTCTGCCAGCTGAAGAGAGACATCGACTATCGGAAAGAGCAGCGCACCTTCTGGTGA